CTCCATTCAGTAGCCCCACATTGTGTCTCAGTTAGTCTACTTGAAAGGGAATCCCAATCGGTGTCACATATGGAAGCGGATTTTGGTATGCGGTTTGGACGTTTTTCCAGCCAGGGGTAAGTATGGAACGTTGCATTGAGAAATTCGTCCTTCCCGATTTGGTATTCCAAATAATCTAGTGGCCAGCGTAGGTTCTGGTGGGTCACCTGTGGGTCACTACGTAGGGGAACTTTCTGATAGGAGCCACAGCGCTAAAGTATCCCTCCTCACTCAACACCCTCACAGATTGGTTTCTACTGCGCTTAATACGATGTACCAGACCACCTCCCGCCACGAACAAATTCTTTGTGCCTTAGAGATAGTGTCTAGCCTAACAGATGATGAGCTTCGAGAGtacaaggaagatatcaagcccgCGCACCAGCGACTAAGCCACCGAAGTCGCTCATTAGATGCCATGGCTTTTCTGAACAAAGCCTTGGAAGGGTTTCCGATTGTGGAAGCCTTTCTCCACGACCAAGGTGATCTGACACCAATTATCCTTCGGGCAGATTATGGTAGTGGCGATACCAATCCTATGAGTGCATTTATAACAGGAAGTACGGGTAATGATCCGCAGAAGTGGCTTTTGCGGGCTTTGGCCAGAAGGAGTACAGTTCGTTCTATGCTTGAGCAGCAGGCCAACACTATGGCGTTCCTTCGAGCGAATCGTTTGCCTAATACGACCACGGTTGCAAATTCTATTGGTGATAGTACAAAGCCAGATAAGCTCGAGAAATCTCTCGGCGGCTCAGGAATTTGGCTTATTCTCATGCCAGTGCTTTCGCTGTTCACCCATGTACCACAAGCGGAGATTACTGTAATCTCACAGCTACTGTTATACGATGAGCGCTTTCATTCACTCAGGAGGGCCATGTTAACATGGTCACGCTGCTTCGACCGATGCCAGGCGTTATTTGACCTCCAGATACGTATGTAGCGTCACTTCCCGGACAAAGTTACTAGCTACTAAGACGTGGAGACAGGCAGGCGCAATGCGCTGGGACAGAGATGACCACCCGGTCAGGAAGATATGGTGTTGGATAGAGACCTGACGATGTCTATGTATCAAATCCAGTGCAGCAGATGCTAGAGAAGCTAGGATAGCGAGTATAATACTAAGTGTCATGCTCGCCACTGGTCAAAAGATCGCCGGCATTGTAAGCGACCACAAGAAAGTCCAGGCTATTCCGGTCAAAATGCAGACCCACAAGATCCTCCGAATAACCCATCCACATTAATATACCACCCTTAGATTGGTTGTATTCAATCCAAAGTCCACCAGCAGTGATAAGAATTTGGTCAGCATGCAAGTGAATTTCATCCGCGTGCAACCCACTGTTCCGTAACTCCTGCTCCGATTCGATGTTATGGGACCCAGGGTAAACCTTGAACATTCCATTTTCCGGTCCAACTTTACCCCCTAAGGGTCGCCATATGGAGATCCCATCCGAACAAGGGTGGGCTCGCCTTAGCTGCGACTCATCCTCGCGCTTGTGTTTACCGGCAACGAAATGAGAAATAATAAAGGGGCCTTGTATCATAAGATCATGATCTCTGC
This window of the Aspergillus oryzae RIB40 DNA, chromosome 8 genome carries:
- a CDS encoding uncharacterized protein (predicted protein) is translated as MPFRGFWDFLQEDNEDNIEELEKMDNKGYYVIASKPAPNGTFVQQVKESVERNNRHGLSDPGTECFFDWRTYGVPTKKLWIQFMNFGFNLDINLVARFGRDHDLMIQGPFIISHFVAGKHKREDESQLRRAHPCSDGISIWRPLGGKVGPENGMFKVYPGSHNIESEQELRNSGLHADEIHLHADQILITAGGLWIEYNQSKGGILMWMGYSEDLWRA